A stretch of the Clostridium botulinum genome encodes the following:
- the miaB gene encoding tRNA (N6-isopentenyl adenosine(37)-C2)-methylthiotransferase MiaB, whose product MEDVNLENNLKNIDKKRFFISTWGCQMNEEDSEKISGLLKGIGYTRTDIRDDADVVIFNTCCVRENAEQKVYGHLGELKALKRKNPDLILIVTGCMMQQKGMPEKVMEKFPHVDIIAGTYNSYKLPEYIERVKTEGKSIIEIWDKEKDIVEGLPVDRKSDIKAFVTIMYGCNNFCSYCIVPYVRGRERSRDPQNIIDEIKDLVSKGYKEITLLGQNVNSYGKGLTPEMNFADLLRMVNKIEGLERIRFMTSHPKDVSDELIKAMAECEKVCEQGHFALQSGSTKILEKMNRKYTREDYLNLVKKLRAAMPNVGISTDIIVGYPGETEEDFQETLSIVKEIEFDSAFTFIYSKREGTPAAKHEDQVSDDVKHVHFNRLVEAINEIMARKNKKFDGEVVEVLVEGPSKNDDTKLMGRTRTGKLVNFDGDISNVGKLVNIKITKANSFSLTGEII is encoded by the coding sequence GTGGAGGATGTAAATTTGGAAAATAATTTAAAAAATATAGATAAAAAACGTTTCTTTATTTCTACTTGGGGTTGCCAAATGAATGAAGAAGATTCAGAGAAAATATCTGGTTTATTAAAAGGTATTGGATATACAAGAACTGATATAAGAGATGATGCTGATGTTGTAATTTTTAATACTTGTTGTGTTAGAGAAAATGCGGAACAAAAAGTATATGGTCATCTTGGTGAATTAAAGGCATTAAAAAGAAAAAATCCTGATCTTATATTAATTGTTACTGGTTGTATGATGCAACAAAAGGGTATGCCTGAAAAGGTTATGGAAAAGTTCCCTCATGTAGATATTATTGCAGGAACATATAATTCATATAAATTACCTGAATATATAGAAAGAGTAAAAACAGAAGGAAAGTCTATAATAGAAATATGGGATAAAGAAAAGGATATAGTTGAGGGGTTACCTGTAGATAGAAAAAGTGATATTAAAGCATTCGTTACTATTATGTATGGTTGTAATAACTTTTGCTCATATTGTATAGTTCCTTATGTAAGAGGAAGAGAAAGAAGCCGTGATCCTCAAAATATAATAGATGAAATAAAAGACCTAGTATCTAAAGGATATAAAGAAATAACTTTACTTGGTCAAAATGTTAATTCATATGGTAAAGGACTTACTCCTGAAATGAATTTTGCAGATTTATTAAGAATGGTTAATAAAATAGAAGGACTTGAAAGAATAAGATTTATGACATCACATCCTAAGGATGTATCTGATGAATTAATAAAGGCAATGGCTGAATGCGAAAAAGTATGTGAACAAGGTCATTTCGCCCTTCAATCTGGTTCTACTAAGATTTTAGAAAAAATGAATAGAAAATATACTAGAGAAGATTACTTAAATCTAGTTAAAAAATTAAGAGCAGCTATGCCGAATGTAGGAATTAGTACAGATATAATAGTTGGATATCCTGGTGAAACTGAAGAAGATTTTCAAGAAACTTTAAGTATTGTTAAAGAAATTGAATTTGATTCAGCATTCACATTTATATATTCAAAAAGAGAAGGAACACCAGCAGCTAAACATGAAGATCAAGTTTCTGACGATGTAAAACATGTTCATTTTAATCGATTAGTTGAAGCTATTAATGAGATTATGGCAAGAAAGAATAAAAAATTTGATGGAGAAGTTGTAGAAGTTTTAGTAGAGGGTCCTAGTAAAAATGATGATACTAAGCTTATGGGTAGAACTAGAACTGGTAAACTTGTTAACTTTGACGGAGACATAAGTAATGTAGGAAAATTAGTTAACATTAAAATAACTAAAGCAAACTCTTTCTCACTAACTGGTGAAATAATATAA
- the mutS gene encoding DNA mismatch repair protein MutS has protein sequence MALTPMMKQYLEVKEKNKDCILFFRLGDFYEMFFEDAETAARELELVLTGRDCGLEKRAPMCGVPYHAANTYISRLIIKGYKVAICEQLEDPSQAKGIVKRDVIKIYTPGTYSDSSFLEETKNNYLMSLYVEDNLVAMSFADVSTGDFQCTYSKYSISAILDEISKFIPKEIVVLDTIDEKVISSIRERFDVALTEKSETFFIENACLNLSKQFADFNTEDYEDIVIKGCNGLLNYIIETQKTTLIHINKIDYYHTVDYLSIDINSRRNLELTETLRDKAKKGSLLWVLDKTATAMGGRLLRKWVEQPLIQKNIIEMRQNAVEEIMNNIPLCDDVRENLRDVYDIERLAGKISSKNVNAKELLSLKNSIGNLPAIKSLLKNFNSDLLKNIYDKLDCLEDIYSLLDNAILASPSLSIKEGGIIKDGYNNTIDELRMAKSHGKQWIASLEEQERTLTGIKSLKVKYNKVFGYYIEITKSNLDQVPENRYIRKQTLANCERYITPELKEVEEKILGAQEKLMELEYNLFIEIRDRIEKEIYRIKGSAKLISEIDVLGSLAVVALENNYCKPEIKTIGELYIKEGRHPVVEKMIPRDSFVSNDTVLDNKDQQLLLITGPNMAGKSTYMRQVALINVLAQIGSFVPAKKASVVICDKIFTRIGASDDLAKGKSTFMVEMWEVANILNNATSKSLILLDEVGRGTSTYDGLSIAWSVIEYICKNNNLKSKTLFATHYHELTSLEGKIEGVKNYSIAVKKVDDDIIFLRKIIEGGADESYGIEVAKLAGIPKDVIDRAKEILLNLEGDSISVEETSSKTVFTKVEEINLEASQDESVIENNISYETPEVAIENSSKDIKQIGFVDIEKESLLKEISSIDILNMTAMEGFNKLYDIIKRAKSL, from the coding sequence ATGGCACTTACGCCAATGATGAAGCAATATCTTGAAGTAAAAGAAAAAAATAAGGATTGTATTTTATTTTTTAGATTAGGCGATTTTTATGAAATGTTTTTTGAAGATGCAGAAACAGCTGCAAGAGAACTTGAACTTGTATTAACAGGGAGAGATTGTGGTCTTGAAAAAAGAGCTCCTATGTGTGGAGTACCTTATCATGCTGCAAATACATATATAAGTAGATTAATAATAAAAGGATATAAAGTAGCTATATGTGAACAACTAGAAGATCCATCACAAGCTAAGGGAATAGTAAAAAGAGATGTCATTAAAATCTATACACCCGGTACATATTCAGATTCTTCTTTTTTAGAAGAAACTAAAAATAACTACTTAATGAGCTTATATGTTGAAGACAATCTTGTAGCAATGTCTTTTGCAGATGTATCCACAGGAGATTTTCAGTGTACTTATAGTAAGTATTCTATATCGGCTATATTAGATGAAATATCGAAATTTATACCAAAAGAAATAGTTGTACTAGATACTATAGATGAAAAAGTCATATCTTCAATAAGAGAAAGATTTGATGTAGCTTTAACGGAAAAAAGTGAAACATTCTTTATAGAAAATGCTTGTTTAAATTTAAGCAAACAGTTTGCTGATTTTAATACTGAAGATTATGAAGATATAGTTATTAAAGGATGTAATGGACTTTTAAATTATATAATAGAAACTCAAAAAACTACACTAATTCACATAAATAAAATAGATTATTATCACACTGTAGATTACTTAAGCATAGATATTAATTCAAGAAGGAACTTAGAACTTACCGAGACATTAAGAGATAAAGCAAAAAAAGGTTCTCTTTTATGGGTACTTGATAAAACTGCTACTGCAATGGGTGGAAGGCTTCTAAGAAAGTGGGTAGAACAACCTTTAATTCAAAAAAATATAATCGAAATGAGACAAAATGCTGTAGAAGAAATAATGAATAACATACCTCTTTGTGATGATGTTAGAGAGAATTTAAGAGATGTTTATGATATAGAAAGACTTGCTGGAAAAATATCTTCTAAAAATGTTAATGCAAAAGAATTATTATCTCTAAAGAATTCAATAGGCAATTTGCCAGCTATAAAAAGTCTATTAAAAAACTTTAATTCAGACCTTTTAAAGAATATTTACGATAAACTTGATTGTTTAGAGGATATATATTCTTTACTTGATAATGCTATTTTAGCTTCTCCATCTCTTTCTATAAAAGAAGGTGGAATAATAAAGGATGGTTATAATAACACAATAGATGAATTAAGAATGGCAAAATCTCATGGTAAACAGTGGATAGCTTCTTTAGAAGAACAGGAAAGAACGTTAACAGGCATAAAATCTTTAAAAGTTAAATATAATAAGGTTTTTGGATATTATATAGAAATTACAAAATCTAATTTAGATCAAGTTCCTGAAAATAGATATATAAGAAAACAAACTCTTGCTAATTGTGAAAGATATATAACTCCAGAATTAAAAGAAGTCGAAGAGAAGATACTAGGTGCACAAGAAAAACTCATGGAGCTTGAATACAACTTATTTATAGAAATAAGAGATCGTATAGAGAAAGAAATCTATAGAATAAAAGGTAGTGCTAAACTTATTTCTGAAATAGATGTATTAGGTTCTCTTGCTGTTGTTGCACTTGAAAATAATTATTGCAAGCCAGAGATTAAAACTATAGGTGAACTTTATATAAAAGAGGGTAGACATCCAGTAGTTGAAAAAATGATACCTAGAGATTCTTTTGTATCAAATGATACAGTGTTGGACAATAAGGATCAGCAGCTTCTATTAATTACAGGACCGAATATGGCTGGTAAATCTACATATATGAGACAGGTAGCACTTATAAATGTATTAGCTCAAATAGGCAGTTTTGTACCTGCAAAAAAAGCTTCAGTTGTTATATGTGATAAGATTTTTACAAGAATAGGTGCATCAGACGATTTAGCTAAAGGTAAAAGTACTTTCATGGTAGAAATGTGGGAAGTTGCAAATATACTTAATAATGCTACTAGTAAAAGTTTAATATTATTAGATGAAGTAGGCCGCGGTACTAGTACTTATGATGGATTAAGTATTGCATGGTCAGTAATAGAATATATATGCAAAAATAATAATCTTAAATCTAAAACTTTATTTGCAACACATTATCATGAACTTACTTCTCTTGAAGGTAAAATTGAAGGAGTTAAAAACTATTCAATAGCTGTTAAAAAAGTAGATGATGATATAATCTTTTTAAGAAAGATTATAGAAGGTGGAGCTGATGAATCATATGGTATAGAGGTAGCTAAGCTTGCTGGTATACCAAAAGATGTTATAGATAGAGCTAAAGAAATTTTATTAAATCTTGAAGGGGATTCTATATCAGTAGAAGAAACTTCTTCTAAAACAGTTTTCACAAAAGTAGAAGAAATTAACTTAGAAGCATCACAAGATGAATCAGTAATTGAAAATAATATATCTTATGAAACACCTGAAGTTGCTATTGAAAATTCTAGTAAGGATATTAAACAAATAGGATTTGTAGATATTGAAAAAGAATCATTATTAAAAGAAATCTCATCCATAGATATATTAAACATGACGGCTATGGAAGGTTTTAATAAATTATATGATATAATAAAAAGAGCCAAATCATTGTAG
- a CDS encoding type II toxin-antitoxin system PemK/MazF family toxin — translation MERFIRGDVVVVPFPFSDLSQSKKRPALVLADLKGYDLILSQITSQNIYDSYSVKLQNSDFEQGTLMKNSNIRPNKIFTADKDIILYKIGHLTEEKIEEVVDKIIKIFIED, via the coding sequence ATGGAAAGATTTATAAGAGGTGATGTAGTGGTTGTACCTTTTCCATTTTCAGATTTGTCACAATCAAAGAAAAGGCCAGCATTAGTATTGGCTGATTTGAAAGGATATGATTTAATTCTTTCTCAAATAACAAGTCAAAATATATATGATTCATACTCAGTAAAATTGCAGAATAGTGATTTTGAACAAGGAACGTTAATGAAAAATAGTAATATTAGACCCAATAAAATATTTACAGCTGATAAAGATATAATTTTATATAAAATTGGGCATTTAACTGAAGAAAAAATAGAAGAAGTAGTGGATAAAATTATTAAAATTTTTATAGAAGATTAA
- a CDS encoding DUF2281 domain-containing protein, giving the protein MINKEGLVKKIETLPPYLLQEVADYIDFIEFKKNKKNNFKIEDITLASEKSLAKEWLKPEEDETWKDL; this is encoded by the coding sequence ATGATAAATAAAGAGGGGTTAGTAAAAAAGATAGAAACATTACCACCTTATTTATTACAAGAAGTAGCTGATTATATAGATTTTATAGAATTTAAGAAAAATAAAAAAAATAATTTTAAAATAGAGGATATAACATTAGCAAGTGAAAAGAGTTTGGCTAAAGAATGGCTTAAACCAGAAGAGGATGAAACATGGAAAGATTTATAA
- a CDS encoding (deoxy)nucleoside triphosphate pyrophosphohydrolase: protein MKKLVKVVGAIIENNNNEILCALRSPKMSIPNSWEFPGGKIEQGETLREAIEREIKEELDCSVEFVQEFNDNTHEYDNFIVNLITVKCRLVEGNPTANEHSKLVWLHRENLSSLKWAPADIPAMEQLSIEKV, encoded by the coding sequence ATGAAAAAATTAGTAAAAGTTGTTGGTGCTATTATTGAAAATAATAATAATGAAATCTTATGTGCCCTTCGCTCACCTAAAATGAGTATACCTAATAGCTGGGAATTTCCTGGTGGTAAAATAGAGCAAGGTGAAACATTAAGAGAAGCCATTGAAAGAGAAATAAAAGAAGAATTAGATTGTTCTGTAGAATTTGTACAAGAATTCAATGATAATACACATGAATATGATAATTTTATAGTAAACTTGATTACTGTTAAGTGTAGATTAGTAGAAGGTAATCCTACTGCTAATGAGCACTCTAAGTTAGTATGGTTACATAGAGAAAACTTATCCTCACTAAAATGGGCTCCAGCAGATATCCCTGCAATGGAACAATTAAGTATAGAAAAAGTATAG
- a CDS encoding DUF3427 domain-containing protein, whose translation MKVNSNEAITVDYKEIEESSIKNKGIEEKYLVDKSLITNSERGNLLNELKKCLSECERFYFSVAFINFSGLQLLLDSFKELEEKGVRGKIITSTYLNFTEPKALKRIKNFSNIDLKIFVASNEKGFHTKAYIFENQDEYKIIIGSSNITQRAVKSNVEWNVKVISKKEDKFSCEVIKEYLELWESTSFVDDEFLNSYNNFIQEIRKTEKKTLEFKNYEIIKPNYMQNRAISNLNRLRLQGEDKALVVAATGTGKTYMSAFDVINYNPKKMLFLVHREDILKGAEATFRKLVKNKNKTTGFLTGTRKDISADYLFSTIQSMNNNLDSFKADEFGYIIIDEAHHASSPAYKNAMNYFKPKFILGMTATPERCDNESIFEVFDENLALEIRLSEALENELIVPFHYFGITDIEGINLENVDINDISELTKRLKVNERVDFIIDKMNFYGYEGEKCKCIGFCVSIEHARYMAEEFNKRGIKSVHLTGKNSPEEREAYIKSLESEDDDLEIIFTVDIFNEGVDIPSINLVLMLRPTNSPIVFIQQLGRGLRKHSDKTFLTVLDFIGNHNKAFLIALALNGGRYYDKDSLKVAVSKQFQNIPGCTNIQMDRIAQERILEQLNNENFNSMKYLKEEYLEFKKLNGGKVPYLLLDYIKYDGAPEPLKFVNKEKTYIGFVSRIEKDEKVQNLLQNETFYKILKQFSSKLPLKRVYEFSIIKYLMCNEDINLNEAKREILKYINRVDDKSIVHALNVLNQEYYDSGQLKNNIRCFSLANGILTITEEFKNIIQDKEYRVYIEDVINYGIIRYEKEFGEEYYEVPFLKLYEQYQMVDIALLSNYTKTHSSFRGSGLLANGKEYFLFIDLHKEEDIKESINYNDKFIDRETFQWQSPNTTSQESERGKNIIYNRERGVNLHLFVRKYKTIDKIVQPYIYIGKGDVEEFYGEKPITTILKLENKVPHGIYTEFIEKV comes from the coding sequence ATGAAAGTAAATAGTAATGAGGCAATTACAGTTGATTATAAAGAAATTGAAGAATCAAGTATTAAAAATAAGGGTATAGAAGAAAAATATTTAGTAGATAAAAGTCTTATAACTAATTCTGAAAGAGGAAATCTTTTAAATGAATTAAAGAAGTGTTTAAGTGAATGTGAAAGGTTCTATTTCAGTGTAGCATTTATTAACTTTAGTGGACTTCAATTATTATTAGATAGTTTTAAGGAATTAGAGGAAAAAGGGGTAAGGGGTAAGATTATAACTTCCACTTATCTTAATTTTACTGAACCTAAAGCTTTAAAGAGAATAAAAAATTTTAGTAATATAGATTTAAAAATATTTGTAGCAAGTAATGAAAAGGGATTTCATACTAAGGCATATATATTTGAAAATCAAGATGAGTATAAGATAATTATAGGATCGTCTAATATAACCCAAAGAGCAGTAAAAAGTAATGTTGAGTGGAATGTTAAGGTAATATCTAAAAAGGAAGACAAGTTCTCTTGTGAGGTTATTAAAGAATATTTAGAGTTATGGGAAAGTACCTCCTTTGTAGATGATGAATTTTTAAATAGCTATAATAACTTTATACAAGAAATTAGGAAGACAGAAAAGAAAACGTTAGAGTTTAAAAACTATGAAATAATAAAACCTAATTATATGCAAAATAGGGCAATTAGTAATTTAAATAGACTTAGACTTCAAGGAGAAGATAAAGCACTTGTAGTTGCAGCTACAGGTACTGGAAAGACATATATGTCTGCCTTTGATGTAATTAATTATAATCCTAAAAAGATGTTATTTTTAGTACATAGAGAAGATATTTTAAAAGGTGCAGAAGCTACTTTCAGAAAACTTGTTAAGAACAAGAATAAGACCACAGGTTTTTTAACTGGAACGAGAAAAGACATAAGTGCAGATTATCTGTTTTCTACCATTCAGTCCATGAATAATAATTTAGATAGTTTTAAAGCTGATGAATTTGGATATATCATTATAGATGAGGCTCATCATGCATCTAGTCCAGCATATAAAAATGCTATGAATTATTTCAAGCCTAAATTTATTTTAGGAATGACTGCTACACCAGAAAGATGTGACAATGAAAGTATATTTGAGGTTTTTGATGAAAATTTAGCTTTAGAAATACGACTTAGTGAGGCACTTGAAAATGAGCTAATAGTTCCATTTCATTACTTTGGTATTACAGATATTGAAGGTATTAATCTTGAAAATGTAGATATTAATGATATAAGTGAGTTAACTAAAAGATTAAAAGTTAATGAAAGAGTTGATTTTATAATAGATAAAATGAATTTCTACGGTTATGAAGGGGAAAAGTGCAAGTGTATAGGTTTCTGTGTAAGTATTGAACATGCTAGATACATGGCAGAAGAGTTCAATAAAAGAGGAATAAAAAGTGTACATTTAACAGGAAAAAATTCTCCAGAGGAAAGAGAAGCATATATAAAGTCTTTAGAATCAGAAGATGATGATTTAGAAATCATATTCACTGTTGATATTTTTAATGAAGGTGTGGATATACCTTCTATTAACCTAGTTTTAATGTTAAGGCCTACAAATTCACCTATTGTTTTTATTCAACAGCTAGGAAGAGGACTTAGAAAGCATAGTGATAAAACTTTTTTAACAGTACTAGACTTTATAGGAAATCACAATAAAGCTTTCTTGATAGCATTAGCTTTAAATGGTGGTAGATACTATGATAAAGATAGTTTAAAGGTAGCTGTTTCGAAACAATTTCAGAATATACCGGGATGTACAAACATTCAAATGGATAGGATAGCTCAGGAAAGAATTTTAGAACAATTAAACAATGAAAACTTTAATTCTATGAAATATTTAAAAGAAGAATATTTAGAATTTAAAAAGTTAAATGGGGGAAAAGTACCATACTTGTTATTAGATTATATTAAATATGATGGAGCACCAGAACCTTTAAAATTTGTAAACAAAGAAAAAACATATATAGGATTTGTATCACGCATAGAGAAGGATGAAAAAGTACAAAACCTATTACAAAATGAAACTTTTTATAAGATACTAAAACAATTTTCAAGTAAGTTGCCGTTAAAAAGGGTGTATGAATTCAGTATTATAAAGTATTTAATGTGCAATGAAGATATAAATTTAAATGAAGCTAAAAGAGAGATATTAAAGTATATAAATCGTGTAGATGATAAAAGTATAGTACATGCTTTAAATGTGTTAAATCAAGAATATTATGATTCAGGACAGTTGAAAAATAATATAAGGTGCTTTAGTTTAGCTAATGGAATTTTAACTATTACAGAAGAGTTTAAGAATATAATACAGGATAAAGAATATAGAGTTTATATAGAGGATGTTATAAATTATGGCATTATAAGATATGAAAAAGAATTTGGAGAGGAATATTATGAAGTACCATTTTTAAAGCTATATGAGCAGTATCAGATGGTGGATATTGCGCTTTTGTCTAATTATACTAAGACACACAGTTCATTTAGAGGAAGTGGACTTTTAGCTAATGGCAAAGAATATTTCTTATTTATAGATCTTCATAAAGAAGAAGATATAAAAGAAAGCATAAATTACAATGATAAATTTATAGACAGAGAGACTTTCCAGTGGCAAAGTCCTAATACAACTTCTCAAGAATCAGAGAGAGGTAAAAACATTATATATAACAGAGAAAGAGGGGTTAATCTACATCTTTTTGTAAGAAAATATAAGACTATAGATAAAATAGTACAACCCTATATTTATATTGGGAAAGGGGATGTAGAAGAATTCTACGGTGAAAAACCAATAACTACAATACTAAAATTAGAAAACAAAGTTCCACATGGAATATATACAGAGTTTATAGAAAAAGTATAG
- a CDS encoding GNAT family N-acetyltransferase, which produces MLLEDIKQRLKLNHLEVKDNNYEDIFNLYKGNKEYARLSNNYPITMENVKNDVENAPPFIDITRKNFISIYNIYNELIAILDIIDGYSFQDKNNKNAIWIGLLEIDINKHNTGLGSLIVNTLFYVCKKNNKTILQLGVIKENINALGFWKKVGFKVFTEKNNGEFDLFLMEKSI; this is translated from the coding sequence ATGTTATTAGAGGATATAAAACAAAGATTAAAATTAAATCATCTAGAAGTTAAAGATAATAACTATGAGGATATATTCAATTTATATAAAGGGAATAAAGAGTATGCAAGATTATCTAATAATTATCCTATTACTATGGAAAATGTAAAGAATGATGTTGAAAATGCACCTCCTTTTATAGATATTACTCGTAAGAATTTTATAAGTATATACAATATTTATAATGAGTTAATAGCAATATTAGATATTATAGATGGATATAGTTTTCAAGATAAAAATAATAAAAATGCAATTTGGATTGGATTATTAGAAATAGATATAAATAAGCATAATACAGGGTTGGGAAGTCTAATTGTTAATACTTTATTTTATGTTTGTAAAAAGAATAACAAAACAATACTTCAATTAGGTGTAATAAAAGAAAATATTAATGCTTTAGGCTTTTGGAAGAAAGTTGGATTTAAAGTTTTTACAGAAAAAAATAATGGTGAGTTTGATTTGTTTTTAATGGAGAAATCCATTTAG
- a CDS encoding ASCH domain-containing protein, whose translation MVEIATEKIRGEEAIYLNAEEMWIEYKKTNNNVKVKGEYEAWKFGVDTDLLADLVVRGEKTATASAHTLYEIERESLPNVGKYNIILDSKDKAICIIQTTKVYVVKFKEVSKKHAFKEGEGDKTLSYWKKCHKDFFTICMTAVGKEFSEDMKVVCEEFKVVFKI comes from the coding sequence ATGGTTGAAATTGCAACCGAAAAGATTAGAGGGGAAGAGGCGATTTATTTGAATGCAGAAGAAATGTGGATTGAGTATAAAAAAACAAATAATAATGTAAAAGTAAAAGGCGAATACGAAGCTTGGAAATTTGGGGTTGATACTGATTTGCTAGCAGATTTGGTTGTACGAGGTGAAAAAACAGCAACAGCTTCTGCACATACATTATATGAAATAGAGAGAGAATCTTTGCCTAATGTCGGTAAATATAACATTATATTAGATTCTAAAGATAAAGCCATTTGCATTATTCAAACAACAAAAGTTTACGTAGTAAAATTCAAAGAAGTAAGTAAGAAACATGCATTTAAGGAAGGCGAAGGGGACAAGACACTCTCTTATTGGAAAAAATGTCACAAAGACTTTTTTACAATATGTATGACAGCGGTTGGTAAAGAATTTAGTGAAGATATGAAAGTTGTATGTGAAGAATTTAAAGTCGTATTTAAAATTTAA